In Streptomyces dangxiongensis, one DNA window encodes the following:
- a CDS encoding glycoside hydrolase family 26 protein codes for MTAVGRRGALLWALAATASSAAGCTPSRTAPIGAGGRGPSVRTAPYLPFDVTWMIRPKHGRKYLGAAFAGGPTTAGVLDAWAGKAGKAPNLLSYRLSWGDGFPTDATLAVWRRRMLPYLVWEPWTSTLRDISGGRDDAYVRRTAQTVRDLNVPVAIGFAPQMNGDRYPWGTRKAAPAEFVGAWRHLHDLFQDVGVSNVIWVWSPTVAGPSARLRSYHPGDAYVDWLGLVGYYTRTGPHTFDTLFAPAIEEVRAFTRSPVLIAETAAGPGARKPADIADLIRAVTAHRDVVGLVWFDTDKGTDRRIDSSPEALAAFRRGVADPHFGFDVRRP; via the coding sequence ATGACCGCCGTCGGGCGCAGGGGCGCGTTGCTCTGGGCGCTCGCCGCCACGGCCTCCTCGGCGGCGGGCTGCACCCCGAGCCGCACGGCGCCGATCGGTGCGGGCGGACGTGGGCCCTCGGTCAGGACCGCGCCGTATCTGCCGTTCGACGTCACCTGGATGATCCGGCCCAAGCACGGCCGCAAGTACCTCGGAGCCGCCTTCGCCGGGGGACCCACGACAGCGGGCGTCCTCGACGCCTGGGCCGGCAAGGCCGGCAAGGCACCCAACCTGCTCTCCTACCGCCTCTCCTGGGGGGACGGCTTCCCGACGGACGCCACCCTGGCGGTCTGGAGACGCAGGATGCTGCCGTACCTCGTCTGGGAACCCTGGACCTCGACGCTCCGTGACATCTCCGGGGGCCGTGACGACGCCTACGTCCGGCGCACCGCGCAGACCGTCCGCGACCTCAACGTGCCGGTCGCCATCGGGTTCGCCCCGCAGATGAACGGCGACCGGTACCCGTGGGGAACTCGCAAGGCCGCCCCCGCGGAGTTCGTCGGCGCGTGGCGGCACCTCCACGACCTCTTCCAGGACGTGGGGGTGTCCAACGTCATCTGGGTCTGGAGCCCCACGGTGGCCGGCCCGTCGGCGCGGTTGCGGTCGTACCACCCGGGTGACGCCTACGTGGACTGGCTGGGCCTCGTCGGGTACTACACCAGGACCGGACCGCACACGTTCGACACCCTCTTCGCCCCCGCCATCGAGGAGGTCAGGGCCTTCACCCGCAGTCCGGTGCTCATCGCCGAGACCGCCGCGGGGCCCGGTGCCCGCAAGCCCGCGGACATCGCGGACCTGATACGCGCGGTGACCGCCCACCGGGATGTGGTCGGCCTCGTCTGGTTCGACACGGACAAGGGGACCGACCGGCGGATCGACAGCAGCCCCGAGGCGCTGGCAGCGTTCCGCCGGGGTGTGGCCGACCCGCACTTCGGCTTCGATGTGAGGCGCCCGTGA
- a CDS encoding glycosyltransferase family 2 protein produces MAAHPVLVSTGSARPSRGPWRPGEGRAPRSAAPEGLLPTPPDDREKYSYVVRRTWLLSFTSFLGFVCVAYSQIDSARHGPWIWLFTPVLLLSAVGFLISLRLDLFTPDFDIAAHRRLVGSWSPREYPSVDVFLPVCGEPIAVLHNTWTHLQRLADAYPGRVTPLVLDDSDSPDVAAMADDFGFRYLVRPNRGWFKKAGNLRYGFERSDGEFILILDADFAPRADLLDELLPYMDADPDAGIVQSPQFFRVLDQQNWIERGAGAVQELFYRSVQVSRQRSDGSICVGSCAVYRRTALAEVGGTSLIEHSEDMHTGFDLRARGWDLRYVPLALATGLCPDTIGAYYSQQYRWCMASMSMLGSPEHFWRVRMRLVSRLCYVSGFVYYIESALMIFTGPLIVCVLLLFFPQQIKFTDMWLLLPGMVYLVVIYPLWHRNPYRLEAWATRVLYSWSHVFAVWDVLRRRAMGWQPTGAGGARRNNVRRLWIGIWAWTVPVTTLWIGAAVWRMDTMVPEDFALPLGSGLFYAAAVFRLLILPRPDEPAGAAGSPVVAKGGAA; encoded by the coding sequence ATGGCTGCCCATCCCGTTCTCGTGTCCACCGGGTCCGCACGCCCGTCCAGGGGCCCGTGGCGCCCCGGGGAGGGCCGTGCGCCACGCTCGGCGGCTCCCGAGGGGCTGCTCCCCACGCCCCCCGACGACCGGGAGAAGTACTCCTACGTCGTGCGCCGCACCTGGCTGCTCAGCTTCACGTCGTTCCTCGGGTTCGTGTGCGTCGCCTACAGTCAGATCGACTCGGCCCGCCACGGTCCGTGGATCTGGCTGTTCACCCCGGTCCTGCTGCTGTCCGCGGTGGGCTTCCTGATCTCGCTCAGGCTGGACCTCTTCACTCCCGACTTCGACATCGCGGCCCACCGCCGGCTGGTGGGCTCCTGGTCACCGCGGGAGTACCCGTCGGTCGACGTGTTCCTCCCGGTGTGCGGCGAGCCGATCGCGGTGCTGCACAACACCTGGACACATCTGCAGCGGCTGGCCGACGCCTACCCCGGAAGGGTCACGCCCCTCGTCCTCGACGACTCCGACAGCCCGGACGTCGCCGCCATGGCGGACGACTTCGGTTTCCGCTATCTCGTGCGGCCCAACCGCGGCTGGTTCAAGAAGGCCGGCAACCTGCGCTACGGCTTCGAGCGCTCCGACGGCGAGTTCATCCTCATCCTGGACGCCGACTTCGCCCCCCGGGCCGATCTCCTCGACGAACTGCTGCCGTACATGGACGCCGACCCGGATGCCGGCATCGTGCAGTCTCCGCAGTTCTTCCGCGTCCTGGACCAGCAGAACTGGATCGAGCGCGGGGCCGGTGCCGTCCAGGAGCTGTTCTACCGGTCGGTGCAGGTCTCCCGGCAGCGCAGTGACGGTTCCATCTGTGTGGGCTCCTGCGCCGTCTACCGGCGCACCGCGCTCGCCGAGGTCGGCGGCACCAGTCTGATCGAGCACTCCGAGGACATGCACACCGGGTTCGACCTGCGGGCGCGCGGCTGGGACCTCCGGTACGTCCCCCTCGCGCTCGCCACCGGTCTGTGCCCGGACACCATCGGCGCCTACTACAGCCAGCAGTACCGCTGGTGCATGGCCTCCATGAGCATGCTGGGCAGTCCGGAGCACTTCTGGCGGGTGAGGATGCGCCTGGTCAGCCGCCTGTGCTACGTCTCCGGATTCGTCTACTACATCGAGTCGGCCCTGATGATCTTCACGGGTCCGCTGATCGTGTGCGTGCTGCTGCTGTTCTTCCCCCAGCAGATCAAGTTCACCGACATGTGGCTGCTTCTGCCCGGCATGGTCTACCTCGTCGTCATCTACCCGCTGTGGCACCGCAATCCGTACCGCCTGGAGGCGTGGGCGACCCGGGTCCTCTATAGCTGGTCGCACGTCTTCGCCGTCTGGGACGTGCTGCGCCGCCGCGCCATGGGCTGGCAGCCCACCGGGGCCGGAGGCGCGCGGAGGAACAACGTCCGGCGCCTGTGGATCGGGATCTGGGCCTGGACCGTGCCCGTCACCACACTCTGGATCGGTGCCGCCGTGTGGCGGATGGACACGATGGTGCCGGAGGACTTCGCGCTGCCGCTCGGCTCCGGCCTGTTCTACGCGGCGGCCGTGTTCCGCCTCCTCATCCTGCCCCGCCCCGATGAACCCGCGGGTGCGGCCGGTTCTCCCGTCGTGGCCAAAGGGGGTGCCGCATGA